In Flavobacterium sp. N3904, one DNA window encodes the following:
- a CDS encoding sulfite exporter TauE/SafE family protein: MLYTAFLFGLISSLHCIGMCGPIAMMLPVDRKNPAKKTTQIITYHLGRLSAYGSIGLLFGLLGRGFFLAGIQQQLSIFVGVAMILVILVPEKILAQYNFSKPVYRWISKIKQTLGSHFKNKSYKSLFIIGLLNGFLPCGMVYVALFGAIAMQSASLGVLYMILFGLGTVPLMSTVVYVNTFFTVPFRNKIQKAIPYVGVVIGMLFILRGLGLGIPYISPSNMNLYVQEKANCH, translated from the coding sequence ATGCTTTATACCGCTTTTTTGTTTGGTTTAATCAGTAGTCTTCACTGTATTGGCATGTGTGGCCCCATCGCCATGATGTTGCCGGTAGATCGAAAGAATCCTGCAAAGAAAACAACCCAAATTATTACGTATCATTTAGGAAGATTATCAGCTTATGGAAGTATAGGACTGTTATTCGGATTGTTGGGAAGAGGATTCTTTTTGGCTGGAATTCAGCAGCAATTGTCTATTTTTGTTGGGGTTGCAATGATTTTGGTTATCTTGGTTCCAGAAAAAATTTTGGCACAGTACAATTTTTCTAAACCTGTTTATAGGTGGATTTCAAAAATAAAACAGACTTTAGGGAGTCATTTTAAAAATAAAAGTTACAAATCCCTTTTCATAATAGGATTACTTAATGGTTTTTTGCCATGCGGAATGGTTTATGTTGCTTTGTTTGGAGCAATAGCCATGCAAAGTGCCAGCTTGGGAGTTTTGTATATGATTCTTTTTGGTTTAGGAACAGTACCTTTGATGAGTACTGTTGTTTATGTCAATACTTTTTTTACAGTTCCTTTTAGAAATAAAATTCAAAAAGCGATTCCTTATGTTGGGGTTGTAATTGGGATGCTTTTTATTTTGAGAGGATTAGGATTGGGTATACCCTATATTTCTCCTTCCAATATGAACTTATACGTACAAGAAAAAGCCAATTGTCATTAA